One Candidatus Dormiibacterota bacterium genomic window, CAACATCTACGAGTGCTGGGGGGATCGCACGGCCACGTTCATGGTCCTGGGAGACGTCTGCACGCGACGCTGCGGCTTCTGCGCCGTGGCCACCGGCCGCCCGCGGCTCGTCGACCCGGCCGAGCCGGAGCACGTGGCCGAGGCGGTGGCGCACCTGTCGCTCCGGCATGCGGTGATCACCATGGTCGACCGCGACGATCTGCCGGACGGCGGCGCCGCCCACCTGGCCGCCGTGATCCGCGCGGTGCGATACCGCAACCCGGACTGCGAGGTGGAGATCCTCACCTCCGACTTCCGGGACGTGGCGTCTCCGCTCGACGCGATCCTGCAGGAGGGTCCGGTCACGTTCAGCCACAACATCGAGACCGTGCCGCGGCTCTACCCCGTGGTCAGGAGCGGCTCGAAATTCGAGCGCTCCCTCGACCTTCTGCGCGGCGCAGTCGCCTGGCGCGGAGAGGCCGCGCGCCCGCTGGTGAAGACGGGGCTGATGGCGGGACTCGGCGAGAGCCGCGATGAGCTCCTGGACACCTTCGCGCGCCTGGCGGAATCGGGCGTGGAGATCCTGACGATCGGCCAGTATCTCCGGCCCACGCTGCAGCACCTGCCCGTGGTCCGTTACTACCATCCCGATGAATTCGCGGCCCTGCGCGCGCAGGCGATGTCCCTGGGGTTCCGGCACGTGGAGGCGGGACCGCTCGTGCGCAGCTCGTATCACGCCAGGCGTCACACCGAATCGGCCGTCTCGAGCCCCACGGCGCGCTCCGCCGATCCCGGACTTGACTCTCCCGCGCCCCGACCGTAATATAGGACCGTTACGGTCGCATTTAGAGCAGAAAAACCGGAGGCCCGGGATGATCCGCCTGTCCAAGAGGACCGACTACGGCTTCCTGGCGATCCAACTCCTGATGTCGGTGCCGAGCGGGGAGTACCGGAGCGCGCGCGAAATCGCGGCGCGGCACAACATACCTCCGGCCCTGATGGCCAAGCTCCTCCAGCGTCTGGCCCGCAAGGGTCTGGTCGCCTCGCACCACGGCATCAAGGGGGGCTACCAGATCGCCCGGCCGGCCTCCGAAATCAATCTGATGCAGATCATCGAGGCCCTCGAGGGACCCGTGAAGACCTCCGACTGCCGGCATGCTACGCCTGATGAATGCCGCAGGTCCGGGTCGTGCGACGGCTGCCGTCCGGGGCGGGCGGTGCAGAAAAAGATCGCGGAGATCCTGGAGCGCACGACGCTCAGGGACCTGGCGCTGCTGCAGGAGGTGCCGGAGTGAAGGGGGTCCCGGTCTACATGGACAACCACGCGACCACGCGGGTCGATCCGCGCGTGGTCGAGGCGATGCTGCCGTACTTCGACAGCGACTACGGCAACGCCGCGTCGCGCACGCACGTCTTCGGCTGGCGGGCGGAGGAGGCGGTCACGCGGGCGCGCATCCAGGTGGCCCGGCTGATCGGCGCCGATCCCAAGGAGATCGTCTTCACCTCCGGCGCCACGGAATCGAACAACCTGGCGATCCTCGGCGCGTTCGAGGCCTGCCGGTCGAAGGGGGACCACCTGGTGACCGGGGCCACCGAGCACGCCGCAGTCCTCGACCCGGTCGAGGCGCTGCGGGCGCGCGGCGCGCGCGTGACCGTCCTGCCGGTGGACCCCCAGGGGCGCGTCGATCCCGGCGACGTGCGCCGGGCGATCACCGACCGCACCGTTCTCGTCTCGCTCATGCTCGCGAACAACGAGGTCGGCACGCTGCATCCGGCGGCCGAGATCGGCCGCATCTGCAAGGACAGGGGCGTGCTGTTCCACAGCGACGCGGCGCAGGCGATCGGCAAGGTCCCGGTGGACGTGCGGGCTCTGGGGGTCGACCTCCTGTCGATGTCGGCCCACAAGGTCTACGGGCCGAAGGGGACCGGGGCTCTGTACGTGAGGCGCCGGGACCCGCGTGTGGTGCTCGACCCGATCCTGCACGGAGGGGGTCACGAGCGCGGCCTGCGCTCCGGCACGCTGAACGTGCCGGGCATCGTCGGCATGGGTCAAGCACTCGAGATCGCCGCGTCCGAGATGCCCGGGGAGTCGGTGCGTCTGCGCGCCCTGCGCGACCGCCTGCACGGCCGCATCACGGAACGGATCGACGACGTGCGGCTCAACGGCCACCCCGTCGAGAGACTGCCGCACAACCTCAATCTCAGCTTCGCGTACGTGGAGGGGGAGGCGCTCCTGATGGCGCTCGACGATGTCGCCGTGTCGTCCGGATCCGCCTGCACCTCGGCGAAGAAGGAGCCGTCGCACGTCCTGCGCGCCATGGGGCTCAGCGACGCGGAGGCGGTCACATCGATCCGCTTCGGTCTGGGCCGCTTCAACACACGGGACGAGGTCGACGAGGTCGTCGATCGCGTCGACGCGGCGGTCAAGAGGCTGCGGGCCATCTCCCCGTTGTACGCGGCGGCGCGCGGCGGGGCCGGGATATCAGCGCGATGAACGACTACCAGGAGGAACGATGATTCACGTCACGGACAAGGCGGCCGAACAGATCAAGACCATTCTGCACAAGGAAAGTCTGGAGGGCCACGGCCTCAGGGTCGCGGTCGTCGGAGGCGGCTGCTC contains:
- the lipA gene encoding lipoyl synthase encodes the protein MSDGAAARQSGPKPPWLKVRLDTGPGYRMVRGMVEGLQLHTVCQEARCPNIYECWGDRTATFMVLGDVCTRRCGFCAVATGRPRLVDPAEPEHVAEAVAHLSLRHAVITMVDRDDLPDGGAAHLAAVIRAVRYRNPDCEVEILTSDFRDVASPLDAILQEGPVTFSHNIETVPRLYPVVRSGSKFERSLDLLRGAVAWRGEAARPLVKTGLMAGLGESRDELLDTFARLAESGVEILTIGQYLRPTLQHLPVVRYYHPDEFAALRAQAMSLGFRHVEAGPLVRSSYHARRHTESAVSSPTARSADPGLDSPAPRP
- a CDS encoding Rrf2 family transcriptional regulator, producing the protein MIRLSKRTDYGFLAIQLLMSVPSGEYRSAREIAARHNIPPALMAKLLQRLARKGLVASHHGIKGGYQIARPASEINLMQIIEALEGPVKTSDCRHATPDECRRSGSCDGCRPGRAVQKKIAEILERTTLRDLALLQEVPE
- a CDS encoding IscS subfamily cysteine desulfurase, which translates into the protein MKGVPVYMDNHATTRVDPRVVEAMLPYFDSDYGNAASRTHVFGWRAEEAVTRARIQVARLIGADPKEIVFTSGATESNNLAILGAFEACRSKGDHLVTGATEHAAVLDPVEALRARGARVTVLPVDPQGRVDPGDVRRAITDRTVLVSLMLANNEVGTLHPAAEIGRICKDRGVLFHSDAAQAIGKVPVDVRALGVDLLSMSAHKVYGPKGTGALYVRRRDPRVVLDPILHGGGHERGLRSGTLNVPGIVGMGQALEIAASEMPGESVRLRALRDRLHGRITERIDDVRLNGHPVERLPHNLNLSFAYVEGEALLMALDDVAVSSGSACTSAKKEPSHVLRAMGLSDAEAVTSIRFGLGRFNTRDEVDEVVDRVDAAVKRLRAISPLYAAARGGAGISAR